From Juglans regia cultivar Chandler chromosome 6, Walnut 2.0, whole genome shotgun sequence, the proteins below share one genomic window:
- the LOC108983183 gene encoding uncharacterized protein LOC108983183, whose product MTYLSVNIPLLDAIKQEPRYAKFLKELCTTKRRQKLKGCEKVRVGENVSTIIQRKLPVKCKDPGMFTIPCMIGNTRFEKAMIDLGVSINVMSYSIYASLKLRPLNKTGVVIQLADRSNAYLKIVVEDVLVQINDLVFPADFYVLDMENGDQTAPILLGIPFLKTSKTKINVHIGTLTMKFDGEIIKFNIYDAMKYPGDDNSVYSIDVIDSLAHEVFELDGKDGLEVVISKHLEKEDEELALSTDLQETVAALNDFPKLQQSGNVPYIALPISNERPLPSVLQAPIPDLKPFPSYLKYVFLGDGGTLLVIISSELSAPQEEKLVQVLKEHKTAIGMSPYRLVFGKLCHLLVESEHKAYWAIKSFNMKMDESGEHRKLQL is encoded by the exons ATGACGTACCTAAGT GTAAATATTCCACTTTTAGATGCTATTAAACAAGAACCTCGTTATGCTAAATTCTTGAAAGAACTATGTACAACTAAGAGGAGACAGAAACTTAAAGGATGTGAGAAGGTGAGAGTAGGGGAGAATGTTTCAACaattattcaaagaaaactCCCTGTGAAGTGCAAAGATCCAGGTATGTTTACCATCCCTTGTATGATAGGTAACACTAGATTTGAGAAGGCCATGATAGATTTAGGAGTTTCTATTAATGTCATGTCATATTCTATTTATGCTTCTTTGAAACTTAGACCTttgaataaaactggtgttgTGATTCAATTGGCTGATAGATCTAATGCCTATCTTAAGATTGTAGTTGAGGATGTTCTTGTGCAAATTAATGATTTGGTTTTCCCTGCTGATTTCTATGTGCTTGATATGGAAAATGGTGATCAAACTGCTCCTATTTTGTTAGGAATACCATTTTTAAAGACATCTAAGACCAAGATAAATGTTCATATTGGCACACTTACTATGAAATTTGAtggtgaaattattaaatttaatatttatgatgccATGAAATATCCTGGAGATGATAATTCTGTTTATTCTATTGATGTAATTGATTCTTTAGCACAtgaagtttttgaacttgatggAAAAGATGGATTGGAAGTTGTCATTAGTAAGCATCTTGAGAAAGAGGATGAGGAGTTAGCCTTGAGTACTGATTTGCAGGAAACTGTTGCAGCGTTGAATGATTTTCCAAAGTTACAGCAGTCAGGTAATGTTCCTTATATTGCGTTACCAATTTCTAACGAGAGGCCTTTACCCTCTGTTTTACAGGCCCCCATTCCAGATTTGAAGCCTTTTCCCAGTTACCTCAAGTACGTGTTCCTTGGAGACGGAGGAACGTTACTAGTGATTATCTCCAGTGAACTTAGTGCACCGCAAGAAGAAAAGCTTGTACAGGTCCTTAAGGAGCATAAGACGGCTATTGGTATGTCACCTTATCGGTTGGTGTTTGGGAAACTATGCCACCTTCTAGTTGAGTCAGAACACAAGGCTTATTGGGCTATCAAGAGTTTCAACATGAAGATGGATGAAAGTGGAGAACATAGGAAGTTGCAACTATAA